In Bacteroidetes Order II. bacterium, the DNA window GCCGAGAATGGCGAAACAGGCCTTGAGATGGCAAAATCCGTCTTACCCGATTTGGTGCTGTGCGATGTGATGATGCCTAAGATGAACGGTTTTGAAGTGACCGAAGCCTTGCAGCAAAACCCCGAAACCAAAGGCATTCCTTTCTTGTTTCTGACGGCGCGTGCTTCCGAAGAAGATATGCTGCATGGGCTTTCCTTGGGGGCAGTGGATTATATCCTCAAGCCTTTCGATACCGAAGCGCTACAACTCAAAGTACGGAATTTATTGGAAGTGGTGCGCCGCGATTCCTTAAGCAAGATTGTCGCACCCCAAACAAAAACCGCAACCGAAAGCTCCTTCCAAACAGTAGTCCGTGCGTATGTTTTGGAACATCTTGCCAATCCAAACTTAACGGTAGATGATTTAGTGGCGCAGCTCAATCTTGGGCGCTCTGTCTTTTATCAGCAGTTTAAAGAAGAGCTTGGCGTAAGCCCAGTCGTTTATATCCGAGCGTTGCGAATGGAAACGGCGCTTGCATTCCTTCAAAAAGGAGGCTTAACGATTTCGGAGATTGCCTACCAAGTCGGCTTTAACAGCGTCGCGTACTTTACCAAGACCTTCCGCGAAAAATATGGCAAACCGCCGAGTGCGTTTTTGGCGGATTAATTTCATCCATCGTGGTGTCTGGGCAGATCACGCGGTAGGGAGAGAAACGCGCGTTCAAAGAAATTTAGAATTGGCATATTAAGTTCCTACTTCTCTTGTAATGACAAGGGGTTGGCTTCTTGAAAGCTGAACCTTTTTTATGCTGTATATGGCTTGTGGTCTTGGTGTTTCAAAGGTTTCCGGACAATTTTTATAATGAACCGGACGATTGTGATAACCCCCAAATTCTGAAATTCGATAGTTTTAACCATACTCGATAACCCCAACGAATACTGGTATGCGTGTCGAATCTAAGACTGCTTTCAGGGTACGGGTGGAGCAAGCCATCCAGCAAAACTTGAACAACACTAATTTTTCCCTAAATGCCCTTATGCGTGAGATGGGGATGGGACGTACCTTCTTCTTTCTGAAATTTCGTATGGCATTTGGTACTACGCCTAATAATTACATCCGCATTGCTCGTTTAGAAAGAAGCGCCCAACTACTAAGACAAAAATCCCTCGCCATCACGCAAATTGCTCTGTACGTGGGCTTTAGTAGTGTGGCCTATTATACCAAGTGCTTTAGGGAACACTATGGTATAACGCCTACTGAGTTTCAAAAACGTGGATAGAGGTCTGTCAGGTCATTCACCCGCATTAGCCTTTATTTAAATGCCAAGTAGGTTTCGGCCATACATTTGGCTATGGTCTTATCACTTTTAATCCCCAATCTTTTTATGTCTATTTTTGATTGGTTGAAAACAAAAGAGCCAGTAAAAAAAACCGAAAACATCAAATTAACCGTTTTTAGGGTAAAAGAAGTATCGGTTCATGATGCATTTGAACTGCTGAAAGATGGCACATTGCTCATAGACATCCGTGAAGACTTTGATCGAAAGACACACGGAACGTGCTATGGAGCAAGGCCATTGCCTCAGCGCGAGTTTTCGCTAAAACGACTTCCTGTCAATACTCAGACCCCCATTATGTTGATTTGTCAAACAGGCTCAAGGGCAGGGTCTGTTGCCCGGCAAGCAATGGCATGGGGGTATGGCCAGGTTATGAGTGTTCAGGGTGGATTCCAGCGCTGGAAAAGAGCCAACTTGCCAGTGATACCATGATTGTTGGATGGTTTGTTCTTGGGGGTTAGTGGCCAGTAATTATTCAATAACCCTTATCTATTATTTGACTTTATAGTTTCTTAATAAATGTGTACGATATTGATATTCAATCGCTGTTTGGAAGTTGTATTTTTATAGAGAGCTAAAATACATTTAGTTTTCCTACCACCCACCAAAAAATCTGCTACCACATTACAACAGAACCCTCCGAATGGTTGGTTGTGCATGGTCATGCGTGTAGAGTCGTTTCATGCCTTGTCTCTACAGGCAACGTCTGTACATGCAACGTCTTCAAACTCATTAATTCATCATCAAAACAAACATGAAAAAACTCCTTACCCCGTTTGTCTTTATCCTTGCCCTTGTGGCAAGCCCCGGCGCAATGGCGCAGTTCCAATTTCATAACCCCACCCCCACAAGCCAATCCTTAAGTGGCATAACGTGTGTAAGCAGTACAAAGTGTTTTGCTGTTGGCGCTTCGGGTAACATTTTAGAATATGATGGCACAAATTGGACTTTAGCCACCGTGCCTTCTGCAACTGCGATAAATGCTATTACTTGCGTGAGCAGTAGTCTTTGCTTTGCCGCTGGCGTTTCTGGCGCGGTTTGGAAATACAATGGCACGTCTTGGACAACAGAATCCACACCTGCTGCGACTGCAATGCGAGGCATTACTTGCGTGAGCAGTAGCCTGTGCTTTGCCGTTGGGGATACTGGCACGATTTGGAAGTACGATGGCAGTACTTGGACACCAGAAACCAATAAGCCTGTTGGTTCACTTTCAATATATGGCATTACTTGCGTGAACAGTACGCTTTGTTTTACCGCTGCGGCAAATGGCCAGATTTGGAAGTACGATGGCACAGCTTGGACAGCCGAAACTACACCTAATAGTACAACTACACTAAATGGCATTACTTGCGCGAGCAGTACGCTTTGCTTTGCCGTTGGCGGTTCTGGCACAATTTGGAAGTATAATAGCAGTGGTTGGGCAGCAGAAACTACACCTAATAGTACAACTACAATGTATGGCATTACTTGTGTGAGCAGTAGTCTTTGCTTTGCCGTTGGCGGTTCTGGCACGATTTGGAAGTATAGTAGCAGCTCTTGGGCAGTCCAAATCACACCTTCTCCCGGACCTACAATGC includes these proteins:
- a CDS encoding helix-turn-helix transcriptional regulator, which produces MRVESKTAFRVRVEQAIQQNLNNTNFSLNALMREMGMGRTFFFLKFRMAFGTTPNNYIRIARLERSAQLLRQKSLAITQIALYVGFSSVAYYTKCFREHYGITPTEFQKRG